The window ATCTCACGTTGGATATGCCACCACGATGGAGGCTATAGAGATTTCTAAGCAACCACCATGCTTCACGCACATTAACTGCCACGGAACCTATGGCTTCAGGTTCATGAGGGGTAAGAGCGATGAAGAGCTGAAGGCAATGGCTGATAGAGGAGGAGTAGCAGGAATGACGGCGATAGCCCGCTTCATACGAGAGGAGGGAGATCTCGAAGGTGCGACGATCGAGCACTTCCTGGATCACGTTGATTATGCCGTCAACCTTATCGGTGTTGATCATGTAGGCCTCGGCCTGGACATTAATGAAGGCATTACGCCGGAGGAGTATTATGGAGTCCATAACCAGACATATGAAGCGAGGTTCCAACCTGACCCAACAAGCCATACAAGAAGAAGGCACCCCTTCGAGCACTACTATGTATTCGGACTTGATAGCATAAGTAAAATAGGTGTCATAACAGAGGGTCTTGTCGCAAGAGGATACTCGGATGATGAGATCTTAAAGATACTCGGAGGAAATTGGTTAAGGTATTTCAAGTATGTGTGGGGCGAATAAAACTTTACTATTTATTTCCATATTCCAATAATTATTATTACGCTTAGAATTATGTATAATAAACCTATTGCTCCAAAAACACGTGGAGGAATTACTATTTCAACAATTCCTGAGAGTATCTCGAAAAAACCAGTTATGTAAGCTGAAAGCGCCAAAGCTATCAATATTGATACTGAAGTGTTTCTAATAGATTTTACGCCGCTCTTTAATGCCTCAACTAATAATACTGTTCCGAGAACAAATAACATTATGCTGTTTGTTAGAAATTCTGTGTCGAATGTTATGATCTCCAACAAACGGAGACCTATAATAAAAGAAACAAAGGCCGAACCCAGGGTCAATGTTACCTTTC is drawn from Candidatus Bathyarchaeota archaeon and contains these coding sequences:
- a CDS encoding dipeptidase, with amino-acid sequence MPKRGEELTKIEKERASELHRKAIIINALTGCHGWLSPWREFGRKRAYNLIERGLEGGCTANSLTLGGNTIGEAALQISMWDDIMATIPDKAKKIIKARDIEEAKKEGKTGYIINFQNTSALEGKLSAIDLFYKLGLRIMQLTYQRAELVGDGCGSRRSKTAGLTDFGVDVVERMNKLRMVVDLSHVGYATTMEAIEISKQPPCFTHINCHGTYGFRFMRGKSDEELKAMADRGGVAGMTAIARFIREEGDLEGATIEHFLDHVDYAVNLIGVDHVGLGLDINEGITPEEYYGVHNQTYEARFQPDPTSHTRRRHPFEHYYVFGLDSISKIGVITEGLVARGYSDDEILKILGGNWLRYFKYVWGE